The following are encoded together in the Onychostoma macrolepis isolate SWU-2019 chromosome 03, ASM1243209v1, whole genome shotgun sequence genome:
- the LOC131536170 gene encoding NAD(P)(+)--arginine ADP-ribosyltransferase 1-like, which yields MMLVIEALLLILAALGQDNRTAATDERQIFPLDMAENSVDDKFDWCTKKMELRVQTEFLKKEINSNSVFAEVWEDAEQEHIPPGDNLSKNHSVAIYAYTNSAFNLYQLFNDAVRSGKQKYTDEKYAWYSLHFWLTEAIQILKKTQTKCYTTYRGTRVEFDKNVKGKEIRFGSFTSSSFDRNKTVGFGTKSCFEIRTCQGADLTKYSSFPDEEEVLIPPYETFKVTDMKTKTDQKDLWCDTVFTLKNYKKISFLNCAVAHNTGNQVAFMNVLLILTLLCYLFNY from the exons ATGATGCTAGTGATTGAAGCTCTTCTTCTCATTTTAGCTGCTCTAGGACAG GATAACAGAACTGCTGCTActgatgaaagacaaatatttccACTGGATATGGCAGAAAATTCAGTTGATGACAAATTTGATTGGTGTACGAAGAAAATGGAACTTCGTGTACAGACAGAATTTCTGAAGAAGGAAATTAACTCTAACTCTGTATTTGCAGAAGTTTGGGAAGATGCTGAACAGGAACACATACCGCCAGGAGATAATTTGTCAAAGAATCATTCAGTCGCTATTTATGCGTACACTAACTCAGCTTTTAATCTATATCAGCTCTTCAATGATGCTGTTCGTTCtggtaaacaaaaatatacagaCGAGAAATATGCATGGTATTCACTTCACTTTTGGTTAACGGAAGCGATACAGATTCTGAAGAAAACACAAACTAAATGCTATACTACTTATCGTGGTACTAGAGTTGAGTTTGATAAGAATGTTAAGGGTAAAGAAATTCGTTTTGGTTCATTTACGTCTTCCTCTTTTGATCGTAACAAGACAGTAGGTTTTGGAACTAAATCTTGTTTTGAGATCAGAACTTGTCAAGGTGCCGATCTGACAAAATATTCTAGTTTTCCTGATGAGGAAGAGGTGCTGATTCCTCCATACGAGACATTTAAAGTCACTGAtatgaagacaaaaacagatCAGAAAGATCTCTGGTGTGATACTGTGTTCACTttgaaaaactacaaaaaaataagtttCCTGAACTGTGCAGTGGCACATAACACTGGAAACCAAGTTGcttttatgaatgttttactAATTTTAACCTTACTTTGCTATTTGTTTAACTACTAA